From Miscanthus floridulus cultivar M001 chromosome 15, ASM1932011v1, whole genome shotgun sequence, the proteins below share one genomic window:
- the LOC136506529 gene encoding uncharacterized protein, whose translation MEEQHRQLRLFLTKFAGSVLGKADSELNIKCFRKRQIVSITDNYNTILGKGGFSIVYKGRLDDGRPVAVKKYIFTANKKEFTKEVIIQSQFSHKNIVRLLGCCIEADAPMLVTEFVPNGNLSDLLHGKNSSQQIPLSLNRRLKIATEVAEALVYMHTSQSHPILHGDIKPENILLDNKYMPKLSDFGISRLLSMGSDEYTGYVIGSMGYIDPMFCQTGCLTTKSDVYSFGVVLLELITRKKAIDNNKNFLAKSFGHAKTHDSFDKEIASSENIKVLDGIVKLALECLKFELEERPKMKDVSECLQKLQREQEKLMVIRLKSFLKESGFTRFITDEQIYKVTSYFKNIPTECFMGKLYKGDMNGMPFVAIKMSFEVHDESMEEFSRQMVLQSKIDHKNVIRFQGCWLDHRNMPILIYEFSKRSLHDILFGDSCKNWIINSEECLHIAISIATGLDYLHSLGITHGDVRTSNILVGDIPQGIFLKNVPIKISSIGASVYFSMKKSAQERFETEENNGYMDHKFPESGVLTKEADIYSMGVVLLELFTREKVPNNHIRNCGLEKLLDVKFCSHLENLAKVISECLNEDAEKRPTLKSAIRLFECDVEAIQYDRLDGHFCGGSCGCAARISQ comes from the coding sequence ATGGAGGAGCAACATCGACAACTCCGATTATTTTTAACTAAGTTTGCTGGTTCAGTACTGGGAAAGGCAGATAGCGAGCTTAACATTAAGTGCTTCAGAAAAAGACAAATAGTGAGCATAACAGACAACTACAACACTATTCTGGGAAAAGGAGGTTTCTCCATAGTGTACAAAGGGAGACTTGACGACGGCCGTCCAGTTGCAGTAAAAAAGTATATCTTTACAgcaaacaagaaggagttcacaaAAGAAGTGATTATACAATCTCAATTCAGCCACAAAAATATTGTTAGATTGTTGGGTTGCTGCATAGAAGCAGATGCTCCAATGTTAGTAACTGAGTTTGTCCCTAATGGAAATCTTTCTGACCTTCTGCACGGCAAGAATTCAAGCCAACAAATACCCCTATCCCTGAACAGACGCTTAAAGATAGCCACAGAAGTAGCAGAAGCACTTGTTTACATGCACACCTCTCAGAGTCATCCGATCCTTCATGGTGACATTAAACCAGAGAACATACTTCTTGATAACAAGTATATGCCGAAACTCTCTGACTTTGGAATATCAAGGTTGCTTTCCATGGGTTCAGATGAATACACAGGATATGTTATTGGAAGTATGGGCTACATAGACCCCATGTTTTGTCAAACTGGGTGCCTAACAACAAAAAGTGATGTCTATAGTTTTGGCGTTGTTCTTCTAGAGCTCATCACAAGAAAAAAGGCTATTGATAATAACAAAAATTTCCTTGCAAAATCTTTTGGTCATGCTAAAACTCATGATTCTTTTGACAAAGAGATCGCTTCTAGTGAGAATATCAAGGTTCTTGATGGAATTGTTAAGCTTGCACTCGAGTGTTTAAAGTTCGAGTTAGAAGAAAGGCCAAAGATGAAAGATGTCTCTGAATGTCTTCAGAAGCTTCAAAGAGAGCAAGAAAAACTCATGGTGATAAGGTTGAAGTCTTTCTTGAAAGAATCTGGCTTTACAAGATTCATCACTGATGAACAAATATATAAGGTGACGAGCTACTTCAAGAATATTCCAACTGAATGTTTTATGGGAAAGTTGTACAAAGGAGACATGAACGGAATGCCATTTGTTGCAATAAAGATGTCATTTGAAGTTCACGATGAATCAATGGAGGAATTTTCCCGTCAGATGGTACTGCAGTCAAAAATTGACCATAAGAATGTCATTAGGTTTCAGGGCTGCTGGTTAGATCATCGTAACATGCCAATCCTTATTTATGAGTTTTCTAAGAGGAGCCTGCATGACATCCTTTTTGGCGATAGTTGCAAAAACTGGATAATTAACTCTGAAGAGTGTCTCCATATAGCAATATCTATTGCTACAGGTCTTGATTACTTGCATTCACTAGGCATTACCCATGGAGATGTCAGAACTTCGAACATACTTGTGGGAGATATTCCCCAGGGCATTTTTTTGAAGAATGTCCCAATAAAAATTTCAAGCATTGGCGCTTCTGTTTATTTTTCTATGAAAAAGTCTGCACAGGAAAGATTTGAAACAGAGGAGAACAATGGTTATATGGATCACAAATTTCCTGAAAGTGGAGTATTGACTAAGGAGGCGGACATTTACAGTATGGGAGTTGTTCTACTGGAACTCTTCACAAGGGAAAAGGTACCTAATAATCATATTAGAAATTGTGGGTTAGAGAAGCTCTTGGATGTGAAATTTTGTAGCCATCTTGAAAATCTTGCAAAGGTGATATCTGAGTGCTTAAATGAAGATGCAGAAAAGAGGCCAACTCTAAAGAGTGCGATCAGGTTGTTCGAGTGTGATGTGGAGGCGATCCAATATGATCGCCTAGATGGCCATTTCTGCGGCGGCAGTTGTGGTTGTGCAGCAAGAATTAGTCAATGA